In Spirosoma aureum, a single genomic region encodes these proteins:
- the murD gene encoding UDP-N-acetylmuramoyl-L-alanine--D-glutamate ligase produces the protein MVTKKIAILGGGESGVGAALLAQAKGFEVFLSDKGALKESYRATLRAANISFEEGKHTEEHILDAVEVIKSPGIPETVPLVLKLKAQQTPVISEIEFAARYTKANLIGITGSNGKTTTTLLIYHLLKSAGINVGLAGNVGDSFAAQVIDDSFDYYVLELSSFQLDDMYDTHLDVMVLLNITPDHLDRYNYNFQNYTDSKFRIIQNARPEDTFIYFQESLPIQNELEKRSPVVNQLPISLETSVTPGGYLTNGELVATYGSSVFRLAMADTTLRGPHNAINTLAAVLAAQSVGIDNESIIEGLKTFQNAAHRLEPAGTVNGVQFINDSKATNVDSVFYALSSMEVPTIWIAGGQDKGNDYSQLDEVVRQKVKALICLGIDNHKLVSYFGNKVPTIYETQSVTDAVAKGLEWGQPGDAVLLSPACASFDLFKNYEDRGNQFKAAVKNLMMNT, from the coding sequence ATGGTAACGAAGAAAATTGCAATTCTGGGTGGTGGTGAAAGCGGTGTAGGGGCAGCTTTGCTGGCTCAGGCAAAAGGTTTTGAGGTTTTTTTGTCAGATAAAGGAGCTTTGAAGGAAAGCTACAGGGCAACCTTGCGAGCCGCTAATATTTCATTTGAAGAAGGAAAGCATACTGAAGAACATATTCTTGATGCTGTTGAAGTAATTAAAAGCCCAGGTATTCCGGAAACGGTGCCATTAGTGCTGAAGTTGAAAGCGCAGCAAACACCTGTTATTTCGGAAATTGAATTTGCTGCCCGTTACACGAAAGCAAATCTAATTGGTATTACGGGTAGTAATGGAAAAACGACAACGACACTCCTGATTTATCATCTCCTCAAAAGCGCCGGGATTAATGTTGGGCTGGCAGGTAATGTGGGTGATAGTTTTGCCGCCCAGGTAATCGATGATTCATTCGATTATTACGTGCTGGAGCTAAGTAGTTTTCAACTGGATGATATGTATGATACGCACCTCGATGTGATGGTGCTGCTCAACATTACGCCTGATCATCTTGATCGGTATAACTATAATTTTCAGAACTACACTGATTCAAAATTCCGGATTATTCAGAACGCCCGGCCGGAGGACACATTTATCTATTTTCAGGAAAGTTTACCCATTCAGAACGAACTTGAAAAGCGCAGTCCGGTTGTAAACCAACTACCAATTTCACTCGAAACCTCGGTGACTCCCGGTGGCTATCTGACAAATGGAGAGTTAGTAGCAACCTATGGTTCGTCGGTTTTTCGACTGGCCATGGCTGACACGACCCTTCGTGGACCGCATAATGCCATTAATACGTTGGCTGCTGTGCTGGCCGCTCAGTCAGTAGGTATTGACAATGAGTCTATAATAGAAGGGCTTAAAACATTTCAAAATGCAGCTCATCGACTCGAACCGGCCGGAACCGTCAATGGCGTTCAGTTTATTAATGACTCCAAAGCAACGAATGTCGATTCGGTATTTTATGCCTTATCAAGTATGGAGGTTCCAACCATCTGGATTGCGGGAGGGCAGGATAAAGGGAATGACTATAGCCAACTCGACGAAGTTGTACGCCAGAAAGTAAAAGCACTGATTTGTTTAGGGATTGATAACCACAAATTAGTAAGTTACTTCGGCAATAAAGTCCCCACGATCTACGAAACCCAGAGTGTGACAGACGCAGTGGCAAAAGGCCTCGAATGGGGGCAACCGGGCGATGCAGTTTTACTCTCACCAGC
- the mscL gene encoding large-conductance mechanosensitive channel protein MscL, with protein sequence MLSEFRAFIAQGNVLDLAVGIIIGAAFGKITTSLVEDIINPILGLVIGGIDFSQLKIVLKEAVGTSPEVAIRYGNFLNVLIQFLVIAWVVFLIVKAANRARFSNSMAPKE encoded by the coding sequence ATGCTAAGTGAATTTCGTGCATTCATTGCCCAGGGTAATGTGCTTGATCTTGCCGTCGGTATTATTATCGGCGCGGCTTTTGGTAAAATCACTACATCTTTGGTAGAGGATATCATTAATCCGATCTTAGGATTAGTAATTGGTGGTATTGACTTTAGTCAGTTGAAAATTGTTTTGAAGGAAGCTGTAGGGACATCGCCCGAAGTAGCGATCCGTTATGGTAATTTTTTGAACGTATTGATCCAGTTTTTAGTCATTGCCTGGGTTGTTTTCCTGATTGTAAAAGCCGCCAACCGTGCTCGTTTTTCAAACTCGATGGCTCCTAAGGAATAA